AAGATCCGCTGGGCGCGTTCGGTGCGCAGGGCGGGATAGGTCCACCAGCGATCCACCACGGCTTCGCTACTGGCCGAGATCGCATCAGCCGCAGGCGCGGCTCCGGGTGCGTCAGGCGCAAAGAAGCCTTCCGTCAGGCTGTGCACCTGCTCCAGCCGCTCTGTGATCTCGGCGCGCAAAGCGCCCACATCCGTGCGGCCCATGAAGGCCGCGAGCCGGTCAAAGCCATCCGGCGATTTCGGCAGATCATGGGTTTGTGCGTCGTTGACCATCTGCAAGCGGTGCTCCACCTCGCGATGGAAAAGGTAATGATCCGTGAGGCTTGCGCGAACATCCTCAGGCACCCAGCCCTTTTCGGCGAGGGCCTGCAGCGCAGGCAGCGTCTCGCGCTGGCGCAGCTCCGGATCGCGCCCGCCGGCGATGATCTGGCGCGTCTGGGTGAAGAACTCGATCTCGCGGATCCCGCCGCGCCCGAGCTTCATATTGTGCCCTTCCAGCACGATCGGCCCGTGGAAGCCTTTATGATCACGAATGCGCAAGCGCATGTCGTGGGCGTCCTCGATGGCGGCGAAATCCAGATGTTTACGCCAGACGAAAGGCGTGAGCATCTTGAGGTAGCGCGCCCCGGCGGCCAGATCCCCGGCGCAGGGCCGCGCCTTGATATGGGCGGCGCGCTCCCATGTGCGGCCCACGCTCTCATAGTAGCGCTCCGCCGCTTCCATCGACAGGCAGACCGGCGTGACAGACGGATCGGGCCGCAGGCGCAGATCCGTGCGGAACACGTAGCCTTCCGCCGTCATATCGCTCAGCATCTTGGCCATGGCGCGGGTGGCGCGGATGAAGGAGGTGCGGGCCTCGTGGTAATCCTCGGGCGCAAAACGGCTTTCGTCAAAGAGGCAGATCAGATCGATGTCGGAGGAGTAGTTCAGCTCCCCTGCCCCCATTTTGCCCATCGCCAAAGCCACCATGCCCGCGCCGGTCGCCAGATCCTTTTCCGTTGCGCCGGGCAGCTTGCCGCGCCGGATTTCGCGCGCGAGCGCGGCTTTCATGGCGCGATCCACCGCCAGATCGGCGAAATCGGTGAGCGCGCCGGTGACCTCCAGCAGCGGCCAGACACCGGACAGATCAGCCAGCGCCGCCAGCAGCGCGACCCGGCGCTTGCCCTGCCGCAGCACGGTCTCCAGATCGCCATCGGCAGCGGCGCGGACCTCTGCCATCACGCCCGCCAGCGCATCCTCGGGCGCTTGCTCCAGAGCCGAAGGCAGCCAGCCGGCCTCCTTCTGCATCAGGCCCAGAAGGTAGGGGCTGCAACCTGCGGTGCCTTCCAGCAGGTCGGCCGTGGGGCCCGCGATCTGTGAGAAGAGCGCGCGGCCCTCGGCTCCCCGGTCGGAGTCATAGGGCAGCGGGCAGCGGGACATGAGGCGTGTGAATTCCATGCGCCAGCCTGTGCGCAAAACCCGCAAAAGCGCAACAGGATTGCCGCACGCTGGCCCTGCGGCACGTTGCGCGGGCGGGTTTTTGGCGTCAAACGCCCGGCTTTGCGTGGGGCTGCGCCCGGATCAGCGCCTGCCTCTCAGAAAGAATTTTCCGACTAAAGCGCTGAAATAAAATCAATAAATCGATTAATGTAAAAAACATTCACATACCCTCTTGACCCAAGGGCCGCCGATGCCAATCTGTATCCATGTGAAAGACATTCACATTAAAACAGCAACCTGGAGAAAACGAAATGAGTAGCGTCGCCACCTGGCCCTCGCAGGCCGAAACCTGGCTTGACGAGCGCGGAAAAGGGGCCTGGATCGCCGCAATGGTTCTTGGCTTCATCTTCTTCTGGCCCGTCGGCCTCGCCCTTCTCGCTTACATGATCTGGAGCAAACGCATGTTTTCCGGCAAATGCGCATCCAAGCGCGCCACCTACAAATCCCGCCATTCCTTCCGCACCTCCGGCAACATGGCGTTCGACAGCTACAAGGCTGAAACCCTGCGCCGCCTTGAGGAAGAGCAGGACGCCTTTGAGGCCTTCCTGCAACGCCTGCGCGAAGCCAAGGACAAGGCCGAGTTCGACCAGTTCATGGACGACCGCGCCAAGCGGGCCAAGGAAGTGAAAGACGAAGACGAAGACAAGACCGTCGAGGCCTAAGCCCCGGCCCCCAAGGCCCGATCCCCGGCCTTATCCCGGCACCGCCCGGCCCCCGCGCAATCGGGGGCCAAGGCGGCCACTCCTCCCCCTTTTTCCCTACCCTTTTTCCACCGGACCTTATGGTATGAGTATGACCGAGCCGCTCTGGGGCCTTCCCGACCCCGACTCCCACGCCGAATTCTATCAGGACGTCGCCGCGAAGCGGTTCTTCGCCTGGCTGATCGATACGGTGTTCATCCTGCTGATCACCGCCGTGATCGTGCCCTTCACCGCCTTCACCGCGCTCTTCTTCCTGCCTGCGCTGGTGCTGGGTGTGAGCCTGATCTACCGCACCGTCTCCATCGCGCGCCATTCGGCCACGCCAGGGATGCGCATTGTCTCGATCGAGTTTCGCACCCACCGGGGCGAAACCTTCGACACCGCCACGGCGCTGCTGCACACGGTCGGTTATCTGGTCTCCATGTCGATGGTGTTTCCGCAAGTGATCTCCATCGTGCTGATGCTCACCAGCCGCCGCCGTCAGGGCCTGACGGATATGCTGCTCGGCACGGCTGCCGTGAACAAGGCGGCGCGGTTTTAGGGCACAGCCTTACCAAATAGGACCGCCCGGCGGCACGCCGGGCAGCCCCCGTCCGCCCCCTCGGGCGGGGGCTTTGCCCCCACCCGCGGACGGGATCTGCCCGCCGTGGCGTAGCCCCCAAAGCTGGGGGCTTTTCCTTTTCCCAATCCATTGCTAGGCTCACCGCAACCGAACATTGCACCGGACCTATGCGCCACACATTACCGCTTGCTCCTCAGTTCTACGTCACGGCGCCGCAGCCCTGCCCCTATCTCGAAGGGCGCATGGAGCGGAAGCTGTTCACGGCTTTGCAGGGTGAAACCGCAGAGACGCTGAACGATGCGCTCTCCAAACAAGGGTTTCGCCGCTCCCAGAACGTGCTCTATCGCCCCTCCTGCGCCGATTGCGTGGCCTGCCTGTCGGCCCGGATCCGGGTGGCGGATTTCACCCCCTCCCGCAGCCAGCGCCGCACGCTCAAGCGCAACAACGATCTGGAGCGCTCCGCCAATTCGCCCTGGGCCACGGAAGATCAATTCGCCCTCTTCCGCCGCTATCTGGACAGCCGCCACGCCGATGGTGGCATGGCCGATATGGACATCTTCGAGTTCGCCGCGATGATCGAGGAAACCCCGATCCGTTCGCGCGTGGTGGAATACCGGGATGGGGCCGACGATCTGAAAGGTGTCTGCCTGACGGACGTGCTCGATGACGGGCTGTCGATGGTCTATTCCTTCTACGACCCCAAGAAAGCGCACCGCAGCTTCGGCACGCATATCATCCTCGATCACGTGGAGATCGCCCGGCAGGCGGGGCTGCCTTACGTCTACCTCGGCTATTGGGTGCCCGGCAGTCCGAAGATGGGCTACAAGGCCAGCTTCGGCGCGCTGGAAGTCTACCGCGACGGCGCCTGGCAGGACATCGGCAACCCCGAGGACTACGCCGCCGACACGCATCCGCTCTCCGTCGACCCCATCGCAGAGCAAGTGGCGCGCATCTCCCTGCCCGACACCTTCCGCACCAAGGGCTGAGCCATGCTCACCCGCATCGGCGCGCTGGCGCTGGTTGTTCCCGATTACGACGCAGGCATCGATTTCTACGTGGGCCGGCTTGGCTTCACGCTGCTCGCGGATGAGGATCAGGGCGCGGGCAAGCGCTGGGTTCTGGTGGCCCCGCCGGGCGAGGGCGGCAGCGCGCTTCTGCTGGCCAAGGCCGATGGCGCAGCGCAGCAGGCCGCCATCGGCAACCAGACGGGCGGTCGTGTGTTTCTCTTCCTGCATACGGACGATTTCGCCGCCGATCACGCGGCAATGCTGGCCGCCGGGGTGATCTTCGAGGAAGCCCCCCGCCATGAGCCCTATGGCACCGTCGCTGTCTGGCGCGATCCCTTCGGCAACCGCTGGGATCTGCTGCAACTGATCTAGCCGCGCGCGGCAGATTTCCGCGCAAGCTACGTCAGGTCACACCCCTGCCCCCCTTTCCGCCGCGCCCCACCGCACGGCATAGTTGCGCCTGAGAGCTTACGTCTTGAGGAGACACACCATGGAACCCGTTGTCATTGTCAGCGCGGCGCGCACGGCCATTGGCGGCTTCGGCGGATCGCTGAAATCGCTCACCCCCACCGATCTTGGCGCGACCACGGCCAAGGCCGCCATCGAGCGTGCAGGCATCACCGCCGATGCGGTGGAGCAGGCCTTCTACGGCAATGTCATTCACACCGAAGCGCGCGACATGTATGTCTCGCGCACCGTCGCCATGGCCGCGGGCGTGCCTGAAGGCAGCCCGGCGCTGACTGTGAACCGGCTTTGCGGCTCGGGCCTGCAGGCCATTGTCTCGGCCATTCAGGTGCTGATGCTGGGCGATGCGAAGATCGCGCTGGCGGGCGGCACCGAGAGCATGAGCCGCGCGGGCTACCTGATGCCGGCGGCGCGCTGGGGCCAGAAGATGGGCGATACCGGCGCAATCGACATGATGACGGCCGCGCTGCACGATCCCTTCGGCCACGGCCACATGGGGATCACGGCAGAGAACATCTCGGAGCAATTCGGCATCGACCGCGCCGCGCAGGATGCCTTCGCGCTGGAAAGCCACCGCCGGGCGGCGGCCGCGATTGAAGCCGGGTATTTCAAGGATCAGATCGTGCCCGTCACCGTGATGGAGCGCCGTCAGGAGGTGGTGTTTGACACCGACGAGCACGTGCGCCCCAACGCGACGCTTGCCGACATGGAAAAGCTGCGCCCGGTCTTCAAGAAGGACGGCTCTGTGACAGCGGGCAACGCCTCGGGCATCAACGACGGGTCGGCCTCGCTGGTGCTTATGGCTGAAAGCGAAGCCAAGGCGCGCGGGCTCGCACCGCTGGCGCGGGTGGTGTCCTACGGCCATGCGGGCGTGGACCCGAAGATCATGGGCATGGGCCCGGTGCCGGCGATGGAAAACGCGATGAAACGCGCCGGGATCACGGCGGATGATCTGGACGTTGTGGAAAGCAACGAGGCCTTCGCGGCGCAGGCCTGCGCGGTGAGCCAGCAGCTTGGGCTCGATCCCGCCAAGGTGAACCCCAACGGCGGGGCCGTGGCGCTTGGCCATCCGGTGGGCGCTTCCGGCGCGATCATCGCCACCAAGCTTCTGTACGAACTGAAACGCACCGGCGGGCGCTACGGCGCGGCCACCATGTGCATCGGCGGCGGTCAGGGCATCGCGCTGATCGTGGAGAACGCGGGCTGAGAATTTTTCACCTGCCACGCCAGTGGCAGGTACGCGCCCACCCCGGGCGGACGCTCAGCGCTGCAGAACAACGCACAAAAAAGAAACGCCCCGGATCTCTCCGGGGCGTTTCTCACTTCTTTGATGGCCTGCCTCAATGCCCGATCAGGTTAGGCAGGATCGTCACCACCGAGGGGAAGGCCCAGAGCAGCGCCAGACCGGCCACCTGGATCAGCACGAAGGGTATCACACCACGGTAGATGTGGCCCGTAGTGACCTCCTTCGGTGCCACGCCCCTCAGGTAGAAGAGCGCAAAGCCGAAGGGCGGTGTCAGGAAGGAGGTCTGCAGGTTCACCGCGATCATGATCGTCACCCATTTCGGATCCATCGTGCCGCCGTAGATCACGGGGCCGACAATCGGGATGACGATGTAGATGATCTCGAGGAAGTCCAGCACGAAGCCGAGGATAAAGAGCACCAGCATCACGATCAGGAAAACCTTCACCTCGCTGTCGAAGCTGCGCAGGAATTCCTGGATGTAGTGTTCACCCCCGAAGGAAATCACCACCAGGTTCAGCAGCTGGCTGCCGATCAGGATGGTGAAGACCATGCTCGTCACCTTCGCCGTTTCCCGGACAACCGGGCTTAGAACACCCCGGCGGAACAGAACCCAGCAGGAGAAGAGCACACCGAACATCGCGTAGAGGTAAGCCCCCTGCGCCACGACATAGGCGATCCAATCCTGTGCGGGCACGTCGCCGCGGTGGATCCGCAGGTCGAAGTTGATGCCGACGAGGATCATGATCACGATGGCGAAAGCCGCCTGGATCACAATCTTGCCGCCGGTGCCTTCCTCTTGAAGCTTGCGGAAGGCCGCCAGCATCAGCGCGCCACCAGCCCCCAGTGCCGCTGCCGGCGTCGGGTTGGTGATGCCCCCGAGGATCGAGCCCAGAACCGCCACGATCAGAACCAGCGGCGGGAAGACCACGCGCAGCAGATCGTTTTGCCCCAAAAGCCCCATTGCGTATTTGCAGGCCCAAAGGACAACAAGCAGCGGAGGCAGCAGCAGCACGAAGGTGGTGCCGGAGGTGGTGAGCGGGCCGATGAACAGCACATCCACCAGCAGCGCTGCCACGATCCCGGCAAAGCCGATCAGCAGCGGTTTCGGATCCGCACTCGGAGCGACACCGCGCGCCGTGGTCAGAACCAGCGCCAGCAGCAGGAAGCCAACGGCAACACCGGTGCCGATCGGGGCAGCCGCAGCAACCAGCGCGGCACGCGCCTCGACGATTTGTTCCGGTGTCAGGCGCTCGCTTGCTGCGGCCCCGCCAGCGGCTTCGATCTCGGCCTGCTGGGCAACGGCAGCATCCCACCGCTCCTGACCATGCAGCTCGATCATCGAGGCTTTACACTGATCGCTCACGTTGGTGCGCAGATCCGCGCTTGCCCCGGCATCGGAGTAGCTGTCCACGATGACCGACTGGCTGCCGACCACGTTGACGCTGGAGGCCAGAATGGTGCCGCCGATCAGCAGCGCCGGAACCACCAGCAGCCAGGTCAGGCCGTCACGCTTGGTGATGACCTCGCCCACGGAATCCTCGAACTGGATCGGGGGTGCCTTATGCGGCTTCAGCATGGCGTAGCCGAAGGCATAAAGACCGTAGAGAACCGCCAGCAGGATGCCCGGCAGGATCGCGGCCTGGAACAAAGTCCCGACCGAAACCACCGCGGCTTCGCCGAGGTAGGTCAGCGCGTCGGTACAGCCCGCCACGGAGGCGCGTTGCTCCTGCGCGGCAGAGTAGAGATCCCCGGCCAGCGTACCCAGCAGAACGATCACGATCGAGGGCGGAATGATCTGCCCCAGCGTGCCGGAAGCCGCGATCACACCTGTTGCCAGTTCGGGGCTGTAGTTGTTGCGCAGCATGGTGGGCAGCGACAGCAGCCCCATCGTCACAACGGTCGCGCCGACGATACCGGTGGAAGCGGCAAGGAACGCGCCCACGACCACAACCGACACGGCAAGGCCGCCCGGCAGCGGGCCGAAGACCCGCGCCATCGTGGTGAGAAGATCGTTGGCGATCTTGGAGCGCTCCAGCGTGATCCCCATCAGCACGAACATCAGCACGGCCAGCAGGGTTTCGATGGATTGCCCGGCCAGAACGCGCTCGTTCATCCGGTTAACGATGAAGGAGACGTTGCGGTCCACGGCCACTTCCCAGCCCTGCGGGAACACGGATTCCCCGTAGGTGGGCAATTCGGGATATCGGAATATCGATATCTTGTCCGGGTGAACGCCTGTGGCCGTCAGGGCCCGATAGGCATCGGAACCGGTGTCCACGGCATAGTGAATGAGCAGTCCAGCGCTATCCAGCGCGGCGATGATCGCGAACGACATCACCGCCGCCCCCGCGATGGCAAAGGCCACCGGGAAACCGGTCAGGATGCCTCCGAAGAGACAGAGGAAGACGATGATCAGGCCGACTTCGACGCCATCAAGTCCGAAAAACATAAGAGTCTGTCCCTATTATCTTAGTGGATTTCAGCAACGAGCTCGGCGTCAGGATCGCCAAGATCGTCCTTGTCCAGGAATTTGCCTTCGCTTTCGGGCCCTTCTTTCCACTCAAGGTAGGAGCGGTAGAAGAAGGCGATCGAATGCAGGAAGACGAGGCCCGCGAATGCCACCAGGAGCAGCTTGAACAGGAAGTAGGCGTTGAAGCCGTTCGGCGAGAAGCCGATGGTTTCCACGTTCCACTTCACGATCTTGGACTTGCGCAGCATCATGTCGAGCTGGTCGCTGGCCGAGACCTTGGGCGTGATCAGGTGACGCCACATGAAATACCAGCCGTACATCCACGTCAGGACAGCGAAAGGCATCATGAAAATGAGCGAGCCGATCATGTCGATCATCCGCTTCGTGCGGAAGCGCACCGCGGAATAGACAAGATCCACGCGCACGTGGCCGCCTTGCACGAAGGTGTAGGTACAGCACAACGTCACGATCAGCGCATTGTAGAACTTCAGCCCCTCGGCCCACCAGCTCAGGTCGAACGAGAAGACCGTTCCGAAGCCGAAGCCCAGTTCGGATTGCGCGAAGATCCGTTGTACGAAGACGATCACGAACTGCTGCAGCACCATCAGCAGGCCGGCCCAGGCGAAGAAGCGCCCAAGGCCATTGGCGAGCCCTTCAAGCACCCGGACAGTGCCCCAGAGGATGCTGTTCTTCCACATGCCGACCGCTGTCAGCAGGAGGAAGGCCGTGAACACCACGAAGAAGAATTCGATCGAGCCGCCGTAATAGACGAAGCGGATGAGCGATTCATTGTTCGACCAGTCGAGCCACATCCCGGGATGGGTCACGGCATAGCCGAAATTGTAGAACGCTGTCAGAATGTTTTGAAAGAACCAGAGAATGCCGTCCAGCATGTCTCCCCCCATGTCCCGATGACTGACCCCTGGCCGCAGGCCCGGTCAGATTTTTGTGGAGGCTCCCCGGTTTGCACCGGGGAGCCACGCCGTTTCAAAGTGAAAAGGCGATGCCTTAGCCCAGAACGCGGTCGCGCTGCGCCACGTAGGCGGTCGAGGACTGCGCGATCCAGCCGGAGGACGCTTTCATCGATGCCATGTAGTGGTCGTAGGTTTCCTTGAAGATGTCGTCGCCCATGAACTCGTCATAGACCTGAGCAGACGCGGCGCCGAAGGCATCCCAGACAGAATCCGGGAACTCCAGAACCTTCACACCGGAGGAGGCAAGGCGTTGCAGAGCAGCACCGTTGTTCATCTGGTATTGGCTCAGGTTCCAGACGTTGGCGTGGCCAGCACCGATCTCGATCGCTTTTTGCTGGGCCGGCGTCAGGTCGTTGAACACTTCGAGGTTGGTGGCCACGGAGAGGCCAGCAGATGGCTCATGGAAACCAGCGGTGTAGTAGAACTTGGTGATTTCCTGGAAGCCGACCTTCTCGTCGGACCACGGGCCAACCCACTCGGTGCCGTCGATGGCACCAGCGGCCAGCGCTTGGTAGATCTCGCCGCCCGGAAGGTTCTGGATGGACGCACCCATGTAGCCCAGAGCTTTACCACCGAGGCCCGGCATACGGAACTTCAGGCCCTGGAAGTCTTCGGGGCCTGCGATTTCCTTGCGGAACCAGCCACCGGCCTGCGAGCCGGTGTTGCCTGCGAGGAAGGATTTCAGCCCGAAGATTTCACCGAGCGCGTGGTGACGCTCCATACCACCATCGTGGTAGTACCAGTTGTTCTGCTCCAGCGCGGTCATGCCGAAAGGAACGCCGGTGTAGAACGCCCAGGCGGGGTGCTGGTTGACGAAGTAGTAGTCAGCAGCGTGATACATGTCGGCCTGACCGGCGGTCACGGCGTCGAACACTTCGAAAGCGCCAACAAGCTCGCCGGCGTGCTTGACTTCGACTTCCAGCGTGTCGCCGGAGATCATGTTGATATTTTCAGCCGTTTTGTCAGCAGCATCGGCCAGACCGGCAAAGCCGCGCGGCCAGGACGTGACCATCGTGAGCTTGCGCTTGCCCTGGGCGTAGGCCGGAGCGGCCAGCGTTGCAGCGGCGGCAGCGGTGCCACCCAGTGCGCTGGTTTTCAGAAAAGAACGACGATCCATATGTTAACCTCCCAAAGATTGATTGCCCCGGCTGTTCGGGCCCGGGCGGATCGTTTCCAGTGTGGCGGAGCCTAGCGGGGCGCGTGACCTACGGGAATACCCACTCTTACGCAGAGCGCCGGTTTTTTGCGCAAGCCTGCCTACCCAAAAGCCCGTAGTTTTGGCAAAAACCCGAAGAATTGACGCCGCGCGCTCCAGCCCCCATGCTTTCGGGCACCGAGGGGAGCGCGGGGAAGAATCACGTTTTGGCAGCGGCTGACGGATCCATCTGGAGCAGGTTCAAGCTGAACTACGGGCAGAAGATCTTTCTTCTGGCCACGGTGCCGCTCGTGCTGGCGGCGGCGGCCATCGCGCTTCTGGTCGCGCATCAGTCCCGCGCATTGGCCGACCGCGAAATCGCCGCCCTCGAAGAGCATATGATCGCGGCTAAAAAGGCCGAGCTTGAGAATTACATCGCCATCGCGCGCACGGCCTTTTTCAACATCTACGGCCGCGCCCTGCCTGACGACGAAGAGGCCAAGCTTCTCGTGACGCAGATCCTCTCGGCGATGACCTACGGGCAGGACGGCTATTTCTTCGTTTT
The sequence above is drawn from the Pseudoruegeria sp. SHC-113 genome and encodes:
- a CDS encoding arginyltransferase; protein product: MRHTLPLAPQFYVTAPQPCPYLEGRMERKLFTALQGETAETLNDALSKQGFRRSQNVLYRPSCADCVACLSARIRVADFTPSRSQRRTLKRNNDLERSANSPWATEDQFALFRRYLDSRHADGGMADMDIFEFAAMIEETPIRSRVVEYRDGADDLKGVCLTDVLDDGLSMVYSFYDPKKAHRSFGTHIILDHVEIARQAGLPYVYLGYWVPGSPKMGYKASFGALEVYRDGAWQDIGNPEDYAADTHPLSVDPIAEQVARISLPDTFRTKG
- a CDS encoding RDD family protein, which translates into the protein MTEPLWGLPDPDSHAEFYQDVAAKRFFAWLIDTVFILLITAVIVPFTAFTALFFLPALVLGVSLIYRTVSIARHSATPGMRIVSIEFRTHRGETFDTATALLHTVGYLVSMSMVFPQVISIVLMLTSRRRQGLTDMLLGTAAVNKAARF
- a CDS encoding acetyl-CoA C-acyltransferase family protein, which translates into the protein MEPVVIVSAARTAIGGFGGSLKSLTPTDLGATTAKAAIERAGITADAVEQAFYGNVIHTEARDMYVSRTVAMAAGVPEGSPALTVNRLCGSGLQAIVSAIQVLMLGDAKIALAGGTESMSRAGYLMPAARWGQKMGDTGAIDMMTAALHDPFGHGHMGITAENISEQFGIDRAAQDAFALESHRRAAAAIEAGYFKDQIVPVTVMERRQEVVFDTDEHVRPNATLADMEKLRPVFKKDGSVTAGNASGINDGSASLVLMAESEAKARGLAPLARVVSYGHAGVDPKIMGMGPVPAMENAMKRAGITADDLDVVESNEAFAAQACAVSQQLGLDPAKVNPNGGAVALGHPVGASGAIIATKLLYELKRTGGRYGAATMCIGGGQGIALIVENAG
- a CDS encoding glutamine-synthetase adenylyltransferase, with the protein product MEFTRLMSRCPLPYDSDRGAEGRALFSQIAGPTADLLEGTAGCSPYLLGLMQKEAGWLPSALEQAPEDALAGVMAEVRAAADGDLETVLRQGKRRVALLAALADLSGVWPLLEVTGALTDFADLAVDRAMKAALAREIRRGKLPGATEKDLATGAGMVALAMGKMGAGELNYSSDIDLICLFDESRFAPEDYHEARTSFIRATRAMAKMLSDMTAEGYVFRTDLRLRPDPSVTPVCLSMEAAERYYESVGRTWERAAHIKARPCAGDLAAGARYLKMLTPFVWRKHLDFAAIEDAHDMRLRIRDHKGFHGPIVLEGHNMKLGRGGIREIEFFTQTRQIIAGGRDPELRQRETLPALQALAEKGWVPEDVRASLTDHYLFHREVEHRLQMVNDAQTHDLPKSPDGFDRLAAFMGRTDVGALRAEITERLEQVHSLTEGFFAPDAPGAAPAADAISASSEAVVDRWWTYPALRTERAQRIFKRLRPEILRRLARAARPEEAVIHFDGFLKGLPAGVQLFSMFEANPQLIELIVDIATSAPELAQHLGRNSQVLDAVIAGDFFTDWPGLKPLVADLAERLAGLPDYEARLDGARRWQREWHFRIGVHHLRGLIGAEEAGAEYAQLAEATLRALSPHIVAEFARKHGPMPGRGAVVLGMGSLGAARLHSRSDLDLIVIYDAQGVESSAGKRPLATRPYFARLTQAFVTALSAQMAEGRLYEVDMRLRPSGRQGPVATALQSFQNYQENEAWVWEHLALTRARAVAGDAGLAADIDTFRVAFLPRAGADRARVLREVQEMRARLAEAKPAKGAFDAKSGAGRLQDIELTAQTCALLAGSAAQSVRGQLEAGCAAGVLTPAQARDLLAAYHLMWHLQVAGKLLTDGALEPETLGEGGLAFLLRETGQESAVALQASLTAHSERASAVTEAILRLK
- a CDS encoding VOC family protein, with protein sequence MLTRIGALALVVPDYDAGIDFYVGRLGFTLLADEDQGAGKRWVLVAPPGEGGSALLLAKADGAAQQAAIGNQTGGRVFLFLHTDDFAADHAAMLAAGVIFEEAPRHEPYGTVAVWRDPFGNRWDLLQLI
- a CDS encoding TRAP transporter large permease subunit — translated: MFFGLDGVEVGLIIVFLCLFGGILTGFPVAFAIAGAAVMSFAIIAALDSAGLLIHYAVDTGSDAYRALTATGVHPDKISIFRYPELPTYGESVFPQGWEVAVDRNVSFIVNRMNERVLAGQSIETLLAVLMFVLMGITLERSKIANDLLTTMARVFGPLPGGLAVSVVVVGAFLAASTGIVGATVVTMGLLSLPTMLRNNYSPELATGVIAASGTLGQIIPPSIVIVLLGTLAGDLYSAAQEQRASVAGCTDALTYLGEAAVVSVGTLFQAAILPGILLAVLYGLYAFGYAMLKPHKAPPIQFEDSVGEVITKRDGLTWLLVVPALLIGGTILASSVNVVGSQSVIVDSYSDAGASADLRTNVSDQCKASMIELHGQERWDAAVAQQAEIEAAGGAAASERLTPEQIVEARAALVAAAAPIGTGVAVGFLLLALVLTTARGVAPSADPKPLLIGFAGIVAALLVDVLFIGPLTTSGTTFVLLLPPLLVVLWACKYAMGLLGQNDLLRVVFPPLVLIVAVLGSILGGITNPTPAAALGAGGALMLAAFRKLQEEGTGGKIVIQAAFAIVIMILVGINFDLRIHRGDVPAQDWIAYVVAQGAYLYAMFGVLFSCWVLFRRGVLSPVVRETAKVTSMVFTILIGSQLLNLVVISFGGEHYIQEFLRSFDSEVKVFLIVMLVLFILGFVLDFLEIIYIVIPIVGPVIYGGTMDPKWVTIMIAVNLQTSFLTPPFGFALFYLRGVAPKEVTTGHIYRGVIPFVLIQVAGLALLWAFPSVVTILPNLIGH
- a CDS encoding TRAP transporter substrate-binding protein, which encodes MDRRSFLKTSALGGTAAAAATLAAPAYAQGKRKLTMVTSWPRGFAGLADAADKTAENINMISGDTLEVEVKHAGELVGAFEVFDAVTAGQADMYHAADYYFVNQHPAWAFYTGVPFGMTALEQNNWYYHDGGMERHHALGEIFGLKSFLAGNTGSQAGGWFRKEIAGPEDFQGLKFRMPGLGGKALGYMGASIQNLPGGEIYQALAAGAIDGTEWVGPWSDEKVGFQEITKFYYTAGFHEPSAGLSVATNLEVFNDLTPAQQKAIEIGAGHANVWNLSQYQMNNGAALQRLASSGVKVLEFPDSVWDAFGAASAQVYDEFMGDDIFKETYDHYMASMKASSGWIAQSSTAYVAQRDRVLG
- a CDS encoding TRAP transporter small permease subunit, which codes for MLDGILWFFQNILTAFYNFGYAVTHPGMWLDWSNNESLIRFVYYGGSIEFFFVVFTAFLLLTAVGMWKNSILWGTVRVLEGLANGLGRFFAWAGLLMVLQQFVIVFVQRIFAQSELGFGFGTVFSFDLSWWAEGLKFYNALIVTLCCTYTFVQGGHVRVDLVYSAVRFRTKRMIDMIGSLIFMMPFAVLTWMYGWYFMWRHLITPKVSASDQLDMMLRKSKIVKWNVETIGFSPNGFNAYFLFKLLLVAFAGLVFLHSIAFFYRSYLEWKEGPESEGKFLDKDDLGDPDAELVAEIH
- a CDS encoding DUF2852 domain-containing protein, with the translated sequence MSSVATWPSQAETWLDERGKGAWIAAMVLGFIFFWPVGLALLAYMIWSKRMFSGKCASKRATYKSRHSFRTSGNMAFDSYKAETLRRLEEEQDAFEAFLQRLREAKDKAEFDQFMDDRAKRAKEVKDEDEDKTVEA